From one Streptomyces spiramyceticus genomic stretch:
- the secE gene encoding preprotein translocase subunit SecE — protein MTDAVGSIDMPDAQDETPESKKKSRKGGKRGKKGPLGRLALFYRQIVAELRKVVWPTRSQLTTYTTVVIVFVVVMIGIVTVIDTGFARAVKYVFG, from the coding sequence GTGACGGACGCCGTGGGCTCCATCGACATGCCTGATGCCCAGGACGAGACGCCGGAGTCCAAGAAGAAGTCTCGTAAAGGCGGTAAGCGCGGCAAGAAGGGCCCCCTGGGCCGTCTCGCGCTCTTCTACCGTCAGATCGTCGCAGAGCTGCGCAAGGTCGTCTGGCCCACGCGCAGCCAGCTGACGACGTACACCACTGTGGTGATTGTCTTCGTCGTCGTCATGATCGGCATTGTGACCGTGATCGACACGGGCTTCGCCCGAGCCGTCAAGTATGTCTTCGGCTGA